The following proteins are encoded in a genomic region of uncultured Umboniibacter sp.:
- a CDS encoding PadR family transcriptional regulator has translation MESEQIIDRWVPQFRKGLLEFIILLKLQQGDIYGYELAVEIKKLTSIEVAEGTLYPLLNRLKRDGLVTSEWKTAEVGSPRKYYEITELGKETLGKMKTTWTQTHNSILNMVMQS, from the coding sequence ATGGAGTCCGAACAAATTATAGATAGATGGGTGCCGCAGTTTCGTAAGGGGCTGTTGGAATTCATCATTCTGCTGAAGCTACAGCAAGGTGATATTTACGGTTACGAACTTGCCGTGGAGATTAAGAAGCTCACCTCCATTGAGGTGGCAGAGGGCACTTTGTATCCGTTGCTTAACCGTTTAAAACGGGATGGTTTAGTCACGTCGGAGTGGAAAACGGCCGAGGTGGGATCGCCGCGTAAGTACTATGAGATCACCGAGCTTGGTAAAGAGACGCTCGGCAAGATGAAAACTACGTGGACCCAGACTCACAACTCAATTCTTAATATGGTAATGCAATCATGA
- a CDS encoding restriction endonuclease subunit S, with product MSDIKITDIVDFNPKRVVKKGEIAPFVDMAALPVDSRDISEIGEREFKGSGSKFVNGDTLFARITPCLENGKTAKVSGLPEGVAASGSTEFIVMAAKEPDYDEDYVYYLARLPEFRSYAQARMEGTSGRQRVPWQSLVEFEYSFPDKEKRKEIGAFLKKIDDKIELNRQTNQTLEHIAQAIFKSWFVDFEPTRAKIAAKQAGQDPERAAMAAISGKSLAELDQLSPEQQEELKATAAQFPDALVDSELGEIPEGWAAKPFGELLSKTIGGDWGKEEPDEKHTEKVKILRGTDLPNVHAGSDDRVPTRYVTAKKLATRKLEAGDIVIEVSGGSPTQPTGRSLYLTQEIISRLNADLEPASFCRLFRPVESEVGLILGLHLQKIYDEGKTWLYQNTSTGISNFQTKVFLGKELVVVPSVELNKHFYDFAMPYLQKMSSNENKTLVELRDALLPKLLSGDLAIGNEDKEVLHG from the coding sequence ATGTCTGATATTAAAATAACTGACATAGTTGACTTTAATCCCAAACGGGTCGTTAAAAAAGGTGAAATTGCACCATTTGTTGACATGGCTGCGCTGCCAGTTGATAGCCGGGATATTAGCGAAATAGGTGAGCGAGAGTTTAAGGGGAGTGGCTCAAAATTTGTAAATGGAGATACACTTTTTGCAAGAATAACTCCATGTCTAGAAAATGGGAAAACAGCAAAAGTATCTGGTTTGCCAGAAGGTGTGGCTGCAAGTGGCTCTACTGAATTCATAGTGATGGCAGCTAAAGAACCAGATTATGATGAAGATTATGTCTACTACTTGGCACGCCTACCGGAGTTCAGAAGTTATGCTCAAGCACGAATGGAAGGAACGTCTGGGCGGCAGAGGGTTCCTTGGCAGTCTCTTGTTGAATTCGAGTATAGTTTTCCTGATAAAGAGAAAAGAAAAGAAATTGGTGCGTTCTTAAAAAAGATAGACGACAAAATCGAGCTCAACCGCCAAACCAACCAAACCCTCGAACACATCGCCCAAGCCATCTTTAAAAGCTGGTTTGTCGATTTCGAGCCCACCCGCGCCAAAATCGCCGCCAAACAAGCGGGCCAAGACCCCGAGCGCGCTGCAATGGCTGCCATCAGCGGCAAGTCACTCGCCGAACTAGATCAACTTAGCCCAGAGCAACAAGAAGAGCTTAAAGCAACCGCTGCGCAGTTTCCTGATGCGTTGGTTGATTCGGAGTTGGGTGAGATACCGGAGGGGTGGGCAGCAAAGCCGTTCGGTGAGCTACTATCTAAAACTATTGGAGGGGACTGGGGTAAAGAAGAGCCCGATGAAAAACATACCGAGAAAGTAAAGATCTTACGTGGTACAGATTTGCCTAATGTTCATGCTGGTTCGGATGACAGAGTCCCAACTCGATATGTTACGGCAAAGAAATTAGCAACAAGAAAGCTGGAAGCAGGTGATATTGTTATTGAGGTCTCGGGAGGTAGTCCAACGCAGCCTACAGGGCGCTCTTTATATTTAACGCAAGAGATTATTAGCAGACTGAATGCTGACTTAGAACCAGCCAGTTTTTGTAGGCTCTTTAGACCAGTAGAGTCTGAAGTAGGGTTAATCCTCGGCCTTCATCTGCAAAAAATTTATGACGAAGGAAAAACTTGGCTCTATCAAAATACGAGTACAGGAATTAGTAACTTCCAGACGAAAGTCTTCTTGGGAAAAGAGCTGGTTGTTGTTCCGTCTGTCGAATTGAACAAACACTTTTATGATTTTGCGATGCCATATCTCCAGAAGATGTCTAGCAACGAGAATAAAACTCTTGTGGAACTACGGGATGCTTTGCTGCCGAAACTACTTTCTGGTGATTTAGCGATTGGTAATGAAGACAAGGAAGTTTTACATGGCTGA
- a CDS encoding alpha/beta fold hydrolase, translated as MKCTLNTFAKLLAAATLSCSAIAQTTIQDIQGSWLGAMAIPDGPTLNIGIEVFQKADGSWGGNVASLDQGVRYMPVATVAVEANTFHLQLAGAPITVVGEVSADQQHISADFNQGSSAFELELDKVPALPEVERPQTPSHSEDYLNQAVRYHNVQDDVWLSGTMTLPQGSAKHPAIMLIAGSGPNHRDSYFGGHRPFAVIADYLTRQGYIVLRSDKRGIYKSSGDFQTATLADFVADAEAALQFLTAHPRVDADNIILLGHSEGSLVSVMAASAQPVQGIISLAGPGMSVLDILLLQDQTEPAAKGATQAETDILLGFSQRFYQMILATPSGEARKQKALAMYEGLAGTEAEVVGRWVNTNSGTLSIGAAESDSLYELLQQNPLPYWQQFTGEALILNGSKDSQVPAEPNVAGIVAAINPAQAHVESEIISGLNHMFQTAETGANDEYASIEQTISPAVLSKISQWLAARF; from the coding sequence ATGAAATGCACACTTAATACATTCGCTAAACTATTGGCAGCCGCCACGCTTAGCTGCAGCGCTATCGCTCAAACTACGATTCAAGATATTCAAGGGTCTTGGCTAGGTGCCATGGCCATCCCAGATGGCCCCACCCTCAACATCGGCATTGAGGTATTTCAAAAGGCCGACGGTAGCTGGGGCGGTAATGTAGCAAGCCTAGATCAGGGCGTTCGCTATATGCCCGTTGCCACGGTGGCGGTTGAAGCCAACACCTTTCATCTTCAGCTAGCCGGCGCGCCCATCACGGTTGTGGGTGAAGTCAGTGCGGATCAGCAACACATCAGTGCCGACTTCAACCAGGGCAGCAGTGCCTTTGAGTTAGAGTTAGACAAAGTTCCTGCGCTACCGGAAGTAGAGCGCCCACAAACGCCTAGCCATAGCGAAGACTATCTGAACCAAGCGGTCCGCTATCACAACGTCCAGGACGACGTGTGGTTATCGGGAACAATGACTTTACCCCAAGGCAGCGCCAAGCATCCTGCGATTATGCTCATTGCGGGGTCGGGTCCTAATCACCGCGATTCCTACTTCGGGGGTCATCGACCGTTTGCTGTCATCGCCGATTATTTAACGCGTCAGGGCTACATTGTGCTGCGTTCGGATAAGCGCGGGATCTACAAATCGAGTGGTGATTTTCAAACGGCTACGCTCGCTGACTTTGTGGCAGACGCCGAGGCAGCGCTACAATTCCTCACGGCTCATCCGCGCGTTGATGCCGACAATATCATCCTCTTGGGGCACAGCGAGGGCAGCCTGGTATCGGTGATGGCAGCATCAGCGCAACCGGTTCAGGGGATCATCTCACTCGCTGGACCCGGTATGTCCGTATTAGACATTCTATTACTTCAGGATCAAACCGAGCCTGCCGCCAAGGGTGCTACGCAGGCCGAGACGGACATCCTGCTTGGTTTCAGCCAGCGTTTTTATCAGATGATCCTCGCCACGCCCTCCGGTGAAGCGCGCAAGCAAAAGGCCTTAGCCATGTATGAAGGTTTAGCGGGAACCGAAGCCGAGGTAGTGGGCCGCTGGGTGAATACCAACTCGGGCACTCTTAGTATTGGGGCGGCAGAAAGCGATTCACTCTATGAACTACTACAGCAAAACCCACTTCCCTACTGGCAGCAGTTTACTGGTGAAGCGCTGATCCTGAATGGATCCAAGGATTCTCAAGTTCCGGCCGAGCCGAACGTGGCGGGTATTGTTGCGGCCATCAACCCAGCTCAGGCACATGTTGAAAGCGAGATTATCAGTGGCTTGAACCACATGTTTCAAACAGCTGAAACCGGCGCCAATGATGAATACGCTTCCATAGAGCAGACGATTAGCCCAGCAGTACTCAGCAAGATTTCTCAGTGGTTGGCGGCGCGCTTTTAA
- a CDS encoding methyltransferase domain-containing protein, which yields MSDFYQHNASDLAGQYNTMSPEQVHASWQTYWPAPNSHLKVLDVGAGTGRDARWLASLGAEVYAAEPIEAMRKIGQLHTAAENPSSPVTWLNDSLPALATSHQLGIRFDLILLSAVWMHVPKSERQRAFRKLTNLLAPRGKLVITLRHGEFSDGRVSHGVSVAELEQLSRYHGLLVTAVASDDDQQQREGVWWETVVLELPDDGSGDLLKVRHALVNDSKSATYKLALLRSLVRIAEAHSGCVVDKSEGKVALPLGLVAFYWAKQYKKLLQFPIQKPTNADSVDRCHWGIQQATNTQRGLGFVKEAWEELSHLQADDLHIGAVFLGNEAKAVSKMLSDSATTIKAMPVKHLWHKEKTNYLFEVRKQSPLKASTLVLDKSYFESFGEFILDESLWQCFKLFGSWIEPLIINQWVALMKSYPLNQERKLSHEHYLASLAWIDDNHDTSYARKRAQQLRSDGYEIQSVWSGKKLGDSYHMDHCVPFAHWPSNDLWNLLPSSAKENLNKGDKVPSQATLAKARERVLNWWNDAWGDDANRDTFMVQSAMALPGLGADVNSFDEVYEAMTVQVRGVKDRLLVREWG from the coding sequence TTGAGTGACTTCTATCAACACAACGCGAGTGACCTGGCAGGGCAATACAACACCATGTCCCCAGAACAGGTTCACGCTAGCTGGCAAACCTATTGGCCAGCGCCTAACAGCCACCTTAAGGTGTTGGATGTGGGTGCGGGTACCGGGCGCGATGCTAGATGGCTGGCAAGCTTAGGGGCTGAGGTGTATGCCGCAGAGCCTATTGAGGCCATGCGTAAAATAGGCCAACTGCATACGGCTGCCGAAAACCCGTCTTCTCCCGTTACCTGGCTTAATGATTCCCTTCCTGCCTTAGCAACTAGCCATCAGCTGGGTATCCGCTTTGATCTGATTCTATTGAGTGCCGTGTGGATGCACGTACCCAAGAGTGAACGTCAGCGTGCCTTTCGTAAACTCACTAATCTGCTTGCGCCTAGGGGTAAGTTAGTAATCACTCTTCGCCATGGTGAGTTTAGTGATGGCCGTGTTTCCCATGGGGTGAGTGTGGCGGAACTGGAGCAGTTATCTCGTTATCATGGGCTCTTGGTCACCGCCGTTGCGAGCGATGATGATCAGCAGCAGCGTGAGGGGGTTTGGTGGGAGACGGTGGTGTTGGAGCTGCCGGATGATGGTTCGGGTGATTTGCTCAAGGTTCGTCATGCGTTGGTAAACGACAGTAAATCGGCCACCTACAAACTGGCACTGCTACGATCCTTAGTTCGTATTGCTGAGGCGCATTCGGGCTGTGTGGTAGATAAGTCAGAGGGCAAGGTTGCACTGCCTCTGGGTCTAGTTGCCTTCTACTGGGCGAAGCAGTACAAGAAATTACTCCAGTTCCCAATTCAAAAGCCTACCAACGCGGATAGCGTTGATAGGTGTCACTGGGGTATTCAGCAAGCGACTAACACACAGCGTGGCTTAGGTTTTGTTAAAGAAGCCTGGGAAGAGTTAAGTCACTTACAAGCGGATGATTTACACATAGGAGCGGTATTCCTAGGTAACGAAGCTAAAGCGGTTTCGAAGATGTTGTCCGATAGTGCCACCACCATTAAAGCTATGCCTGTCAAACATCTGTGGCACAAAGAGAAGACCAATTACCTGTTCGAAGTACGCAAACAATCACCTCTAAAGGCGTCCACGTTAGTACTTGATAAAAGCTACTTCGAAAGCTTTGGCGAATTCATTCTGGATGAATCCCTATGGCAGTGCTTCAAGCTATTCGGTAGCTGGATTGAGCCGCTAATCATTAATCAGTGGGTAGCGCTTATGAAGAGCTATCCGCTGAATCAGGAGCGCAAGTTAAGCCATGAGCATTACCTTGCCTCCTTAGCGTGGATTGATGACAACCACGATACCTCCTATGCGCGAAAGCGAGCACAGCAGTTACGCAGCGATGGCTACGAAATCCAGTCCGTTTGGAGTGGCAAGAAACTAGGTGACAGCTATCACATGGACCACTGTGTTCCCTTTGCCCATTGGCCGAGTAATGACCTCTGGAATCTATTACCTTCAAGCGCTAAGGAAAACCTGAATAAGGGCGATAAAGTGCCGAGTCAGGCGACCCTAGCGAAGGCGCGTGAACGCGTTTTAAACTGGTGGAATGATGCCTGGGGCGATGATGCCAATAGGGATACCTTTATGGTTCAGAGCGCTATGGCGTTACCGGGCCTTGGAGCGGATGTGAATAGCTTTGATGAGGTGTATGAGGCGATGACCGTTCAGGTGCGTGGGGTGAAGGATAGGTTGTTGGTGAGGGAGTGGGGTTAG
- a CDS encoding HNH endonuclease signature motif containing protein, which produces MKNFWWVNQKQTYRHEVPGEYMWSPKRQKHGQRNHSYDLMTKIRPGDVVFSFADGHIKAVGIARTYCYEFPKPTEFGAAGDNWNSAGWRIDVGFKELTQSFRPRDYNEYVQPLLAEKHAPLKPDGNGNQAYLFKISESLAQFLATKAGAMASEIINHANEVNEQAAHYFVQREQQVWEDHIETQIEQSENNETTRLALVASRRGQGKYRRDLSKIEKSCRITRVDRFEHLIASHIKPWRDGDNDERLDPENGLMLTPSVDHLFDKGFISFDENGKVLVAEVAHHASLKKMGVPPSADYSVGTFTAQQNNYLDFHREFIFLG; this is translated from the coding sequence ATGAAAAACTTCTGGTGGGTCAACCAAAAGCAAACCTATCGTCATGAAGTACCGGGTGAATACATGTGGTCACCCAAACGCCAGAAACACGGCCAAAGAAACCATTCCTACGATTTAATGACCAAAATTAGGCCTGGGGACGTTGTGTTTTCCTTCGCGGACGGTCACATCAAAGCGGTTGGTATTGCACGTACATATTGTTACGAGTTTCCCAAGCCTACTGAATTTGGTGCCGCTGGTGACAATTGGAATAGTGCCGGGTGGCGAATAGATGTGGGCTTTAAAGAGCTAACTCAGTCGTTTAGACCACGCGATTACAACGAGTATGTACAGCCTTTGCTTGCAGAGAAGCACGCTCCACTTAAACCCGACGGAAATGGTAATCAGGCCTACTTATTTAAAATTAGCGAGTCGTTGGCACAATTTCTCGCTACCAAAGCCGGAGCTATGGCGAGCGAGATTATTAATCACGCTAACGAAGTCAATGAACAGGCGGCGCACTATTTTGTACAGCGTGAGCAGCAAGTTTGGGAAGATCACATTGAGACTCAGATAGAACAAAGCGAGAATAATGAAACAACGCGTTTAGCGCTGGTGGCATCGCGCCGGGGACAAGGAAAATACCGCCGTGACCTCAGTAAAATAGAGAAGTCCTGTCGGATAACGCGAGTCGACCGTTTCGAGCACCTGATCGCCAGTCACATCAAGCCTTGGCGAGATGGTGACAATGATGAACGCCTCGATCCCGAGAATGGCTTAATGCTAACGCCCTCAGTGGATCATCTTTTTGACAAGGGCTTCATTAGCTTTGATGAAAACGGGAAAGTGCTTGTAGCAGAAGTAGCACACCATGCATCATTGAAAAAGATGGGAGTGCCGCCAAGCGCTGATTATTCCGTAGGAACATTCACGGCCCAGCAAAATAATTATTTGGATTTTCACCGAGAGTTCATTTTCCTGGGATAG
- a CDS encoding class I SAM-dependent DNA methyltransferase gives MVATDEQQYLSDLEKKLWNAADKLRSTLDAAQYKHTVLGLVFLKYVSDAFDIRKAQLEAQLKDSSHEYYLDAEDFGGHNDPEYLAEIAAELEVRDYYLETNTFWVPHQARWKFLQDNNKTVIGGADLPIGAGQTIKVSSVGHLIDNALEAIEADNPKLKGVLNKQYTRLQIDQAKLGELIDLIATIPFNHASLNSKDILGHVYEYMLGEFALAEGKKGGQFYTPKSIVSLIVQMLEPFKGRVYDPAMGSGGFFVQSEHFISEHQGKIGEVSIYGQEYNHTTWQLAAMNMAIRGIDFNFGKEPASTYTNDQHPDLRADFVMANPPFNMKEWDAGVSDDDPRWQYGRPPSGNANFAWLQHMLHHTAPNGSLGLLLANGSMSSNTNNEGAIRQKLIEEDLVECMVALPGQLFTNTQIPACIWFLTKNKGERASAAGRKFRNRKGEILFIDARNLGYMKDRVLRDFTPDDLNQVTETFHNWQTGGSDEKPYEDVAGFCKSAELEQLQKHDYVLTPGRYVGAAAEEDDGEPFAEKMARLTNQLKTQFEESDRLETEIKKNLAGLGFDV, from the coding sequence ATGGTAGCCACCGACGAACAACAATACCTAAGCGATCTTGAAAAGAAGCTTTGGAACGCCGCCGATAAGCTGCGCTCAACCCTCGATGCCGCGCAATACAAACACACCGTACTAGGCCTAGTCTTTCTAAAATACGTCTCAGACGCCTTTGATATTCGCAAAGCGCAGCTCGAAGCCCAGCTTAAAGACAGCTCCCACGAATACTATCTAGACGCAGAAGACTTTGGTGGCCACAACGACCCAGAATACCTAGCCGAAATTGCCGCCGAACTAGAGGTGCGCGACTACTACCTAGAAACCAATACATTCTGGGTGCCGCATCAAGCACGCTGGAAATTTCTGCAAGATAACAACAAAACCGTAATTGGTGGCGCTGATCTGCCCATTGGCGCTGGCCAAACTATCAAAGTCAGCTCGGTTGGGCACCTAATTGACAATGCACTCGAAGCCATCGAAGCCGACAACCCGAAGCTTAAGGGCGTGTTAAACAAGCAATACACTCGCCTGCAAATAGACCAAGCCAAATTGGGGGAGTTGATCGATCTCATCGCCACCATACCCTTTAACCATGCATCGCTTAACTCAAAAGACATTCTGGGCCATGTATATGAATACATGCTGGGCGAGTTTGCGCTAGCCGAGGGTAAAAAGGGTGGTCAGTTCTATACCCCCAAATCAATCGTAAGCCTAATAGTACAGATGCTAGAACCCTTTAAAGGGCGAGTGTACGACCCAGCCATGGGTAGTGGAGGCTTCTTTGTACAGTCTGAGCACTTTATCAGCGAGCACCAAGGTAAGATTGGCGAGGTAAGTATCTATGGGCAAGAGTACAACCATACTACATGGCAGCTAGCAGCTATGAATATGGCGATTCGAGGCATCGACTTTAACTTTGGTAAAGAGCCCGCCAGTACCTATACCAACGACCAGCATCCCGATCTGCGCGCCGACTTTGTCATGGCGAACCCGCCCTTCAACATGAAAGAGTGGGACGCAGGCGTCAGCGACGACGATCCACGCTGGCAATATGGCCGCCCACCGTCAGGCAACGCCAACTTTGCGTGGCTACAGCACATGCTGCACCACACAGCACCCAATGGCAGCTTAGGTTTGTTGTTGGCGAATGGCTCAATGAGTTCTAACACCAATAACGAAGGCGCAATTCGTCAAAAACTCATCGAAGAAGACTTGGTCGAATGTATGGTCGCCTTACCCGGTCAGTTGTTTACCAATACACAGATACCCGCCTGTATCTGGTTTTTAACAAAAAATAAGGGCGAGCGAGCAAGTGCTGCAGGGCGAAAATTCCGTAATCGCAAGGGCGAGATACTCTTTATCGACGCTCGTAACCTCGGTTACATGAAAGACCGTGTGCTACGCGACTTCACTCCAGATGACTTAAACCAAGTCACCGAAACTTTTCATAACTGGCAAACAGGCGGCTCTGATGAAAAACCATACGAAGACGTTGCGGGATTCTGTAAGAGTGCTGAATTAGAACAGCTGCAAAAGCACGACTACGTGCTCACCCCGGGCCGTTATGTAGGCGCAGCCGCCGAAGAAGACGATGGCGAGCCCTTTGCTGAGAAGATGGCACGGTTAACCAACCAGCTAAAGACTCAGTTTGAAGAATCGGATCGTTTAGAAACCGAGATTAAAAAGAACTTGGCGGGGTTGGGTTTCGATGTCTGA
- a CDS encoding DUF4917 family protein: MAEINQWNDIKENYHKGSLLLGNGASIAVNDCFNYQSLYDKAVELGYLTTDVQAVFDKFFVNDFEHVLRRLWQAKLVNEALGIPSGEVENAYEKVRKALISTVRYTHVSYDDAREHLEHIFKFMQEFDYVISLNYDLIVYWAAQYGNRHLGNWFKDCFLNSEFRPDWRTVKAPYGKAVGSTLYFYPHGNLVLRREGFSGERKIQAGTDSNLLESILDKWERNSLAPAFVCEGTKENKRDAISSCNYFERVFFEVLPSLEDTLVIYGWSFGDQDEHIIEQVAKSSVKKIAVAIYGDDQVLCGNIEMKLEHLTLDDLVFFDAHSEGCWNNPTKDYKGEKKKQDKAIADDVQQLAGEKT; this comes from the coding sequence ATGGCTGAAATAAACCAATGGAATGACATCAAAGAAAATTATCATAAAGGCAGTCTACTATTAGGGAACGGTGCAAGTATCGCTGTTAATGATTGTTTTAACTATCAGTCACTATATGACAAGGCTGTTGAACTTGGGTATTTGACAACTGATGTTCAGGCTGTGTTTGATAAGTTTTTTGTTAATGATTTTGAGCATGTCTTGCGCCGTTTATGGCAAGCTAAGTTGGTTAATGAGGCATTAGGAATTCCGAGCGGCGAAGTTGAGAATGCCTATGAAAAAGTCCGAAAAGCTTTGATTTCAACAGTTAGATATACCCATGTTAGCTATGATGATGCGCGCGAGCACTTGGAACACATATTTAAGTTCATGCAGGAGTTTGATTACGTCATTTCTTTAAATTATGACTTGATTGTTTACTGGGCGGCTCAATACGGCAATCGCCACTTGGGAAATTGGTTTAAGGATTGTTTTCTAAATTCAGAGTTCAGGCCTGACTGGCGAACAGTGAAGGCTCCCTATGGCAAAGCAGTTGGATCAACCTTGTATTTTTACCCACATGGAAATCTCGTTTTACGCCGTGAAGGGTTTTCTGGAGAAAGAAAAATTCAAGCAGGTACGGATAGTAATCTTTTAGAGTCGATCTTAGATAAATGGGAAAGAAATAGTTTAGCTCCAGCATTTGTTTGTGAAGGAACGAAGGAAAATAAAAGGGATGCTATATCGAGCTGTAACTATTTTGAGCGCGTTTTCTTTGAAGTATTGCCTTCTCTTGAGGATACATTGGTTATTTATGGTTGGAGTTTTGGAGATCAAGACGAACACATTATCGAACAAGTAGCCAAATCCTCCGTAAAAAAGATTGCCGTAGCAATTTACGGTGATGATCAAGTACTTTGTGGAAATATAGAGATGAAGCTAGAACACTTGACATTAGATGATCTGGTGTTCTTTGATGCCCACAGTGAAGGCTGCTGGAACAACCCCACCAAAGACTATAAAGGAGAAAAAAAGAAGCAAGATAAGGCTATTGCAGATGATGTTCAGCAGCTAGCTGGAGAAAAAACATGA
- a CDS encoding DUF5655 domain-containing protein: MDLYSINSGQLEPISSEPFKLEQEIQQLVESNLQSLFDLEFVASEYSIGSFRLDTLAYDPANKSFVIIEYKKGSSYSVVDQGYSYLSVMLNNKAEFILDYNERMTDSLKKKDVDWSSTRVIFISPSFNAYQRNSVNFKDVPFELYEIKRYEGGIIGLESISASSKESISSLSPIGSKSTISEVSSEVKVHELDEHLSKLSASTLPLWQALLDQIEEYGDIDLHATASYVAVKRGSKTVSFVHFRKSYLNLEFLRGNLKSDGSTSKGFFNADDPKQLLNERSWTWKSGDKGSVYQVDFKAPNQLEDIMNIFDQKYKSFD; the protein is encoded by the coding sequence ATGGATTTATACAGTATAAATAGCGGTCAACTCGAGCCAATATCCTCAGAACCATTCAAGTTGGAGCAGGAGATACAGCAGCTCGTAGAGAGTAACTTACAGTCTTTATTTGACCTTGAGTTTGTGGCATCGGAGTATTCCATAGGATCATTTCGTTTAGATACGCTCGCCTATGATCCAGCAAACAAATCCTTTGTGATAATTGAGTACAAGAAAGGTAGTAGCTATTCCGTTGTTGATCAGGGGTACTCTTATCTTTCGGTAATGCTTAATAATAAGGCTGAGTTCATTTTGGACTACAACGAACGAATGACTGACTCGCTTAAGAAAAAGGATGTTGATTGGTCCTCAACTCGAGTCATCTTTATCTCCCCCTCATTCAACGCCTACCAGCGTAACAGTGTTAATTTTAAAGATGTTCCCTTCGAACTTTATGAAATCAAACGCTACGAAGGCGGCATTATTGGTTTGGAATCTATCTCCGCAAGTTCCAAAGAAAGCATCAGTAGTCTTTCGCCTATCGGGTCCAAATCAACCATTTCCGAAGTCTCTTCAGAGGTGAAGGTGCATGAGCTGGATGAACATCTCAGTAAACTATCAGCTAGCACCTTACCCTTATGGCAGGCATTGTTAGATCAGATTGAAGAATATGGTGACATCGACTTACATGCGACAGCCAGTTATGTCGCCGTGAAGCGTGGCTCAAAAACCGTTTCATTCGTTCACTTTAGAAAATCATACTTGAATCTGGAGTTCTTGCGAGGGAACTTAAAGAGTGATGGCTCAACCTCGAAGGGATTTTTTAACGCTGACGACCCAAAGCAACTATTAAACGAGCGATCTTGGACTTGGAAGTCTGGAGATAAAGGCAGTGTTTATCAGGTTGATTTTAAAGCCCCAAACCAACTTGAAGACATAATGAATATATTTGATCAAAAATATAAGTCTTTCGATTAG